The genome window AAATTGTCATTACATAATAaagtaaataagtcattaatattaaattttaacatagaATCCATTCGATATTTTATGAGGTGATAATATAAAAGGGCTTAAAAAATATCAAACGCATTACATTTTGTTGTTAATTACGAATTTTGTAGGTAAGTAGTTATCCAAAGACTTCGCAGGCTACCTGGTGAGCCGGTAACTGTAGATCATCCTGCTCAGCTCAATCTCTGCTGATCACTATCATTGaccccagagagagagagagagagagagagctgaaaAATGGCGATCCAAATACCGAGCCGGCTGCTGTTCATCGACGGCGAGTGGAGAGAACCGGTCCTCAAGAAACGCATCCCAATCATCAACCCAGCTACTGAAGAAATCATCGGTCTTTTTCTCACTCTAAGCATTTTTGTCAATTACATTAATTTCTGGGTTGTTTTTCTAAGTTTTGTTTTACTGTTTAATCATCGCATTTGATCATTTGATGTATTGGGTTGTTGTTCTCAACCTATGAATTTTTCTAAATTTAGAAGCTTTGGCTCTCTATTTACTAACGCAGAACTGGTTTTGCATAAATCATTTGATTGAACTCGTAAAAAATAGATTGTTGGGTAGTCGAATTTTGCTTGATCTTCTAGTGGGGGATCCAAAGATTGTCTCTTTTTCCGACTTCGTGTGATGCGATCAGATTCATACAGAAAATGATGAAACTGGTTGTGGAATGTGCTACAGGGCATATTCCTGCAGCTACAGCTGAAGATGTGGAGCTTGCAGTGGAGGCTGCTCGGAGAGCTCTTTCCAGGAATAAGGGGAGAGATTGGGCTTCGGCGCCTGGGGCAGTTCGTGCTAAGTATTTGCGTGCTATTGCTGCTAAGGTATTGGATCTGTTGTCATTGTAATTAATCGGGTCTTGAATTGGATGTTGAAAAGTATGGGGAAATCGAGATTTGTTATGCTATACTCGTCTCGATTCTTTATGTGTTGAGGTTGATGTTTTGACATTCAAGAAGAAATGGCCCTGAACAGAACATTTTTGAATAACTGCCTTGTGTTTCTATCAAGTCTCTTTCTCAGACAAATGTTGATTTTCTAACTTCCGTAATGTCCTTTCAAAGATTTTGGCCCTGTTCAGATGTCTTAAGctattcttgtttttgtttgccTGCAGATAGGAGAGAGAAAACCTGAGATAGCCAAACTCGAAGCAATTGATTGTGGAAAACCATTGGATGAAGCTGCATGGGACATAGTATGCTTTTGATTCTCTgacaatttgaatttttatttatcatGCCTAAGGTCTTATGTGCTGGCACGTGCAATGCAGGATGATGTTTCCGGGTGTTTTGAGTACTATGCAGAACTTGCTGAAGGTTTGGATGCACAGCAAAAGGCTCCTATTTCTCTTCCTATGGAGCAATTTAAGAGTCATGTTCTTAAGGAGCCCATTGGCGTTGTTGGGTTAATTACACCATGGTATTTGCTGCTTCTGTATATTAAACGAGTATGCATTCAGTTTTAGTAAGACTTTCTTCCTTGGTGGTTGCACTAACCTGTTCGTAAAGTAAGTTTTCATGTGTAAACCATAAATTTTGGCGGTCCAGTTGGTAATGAAAATATTTGGATATTATAGGTTTATCTTGTAAATAGCCTTATTAGAAGTGTCTTTATTATTTATATGGTGATGAAgtgcttattttttttttatgttaaggAACTATCCATTATTAATGGCTACATGGAAAGTCGCTCCTGCTTTAGCTGCTGGGTGTGCTGCAATATTGAAGCCCTCTGAGTTGGCATCTGTGTATGTCCTTTTTGGTTTATATGTACTTTCTTCAGCTCTTATGTTACTTTTGTACATTTTATGCCTATCATCATGTAATCAATCAATTCCAGGACTTGTTTGGAGCTAGCTGATGTGTGTAGAGAGGTCGGTCTTCCTCCTGGTGTCCTCAATATCCTGACTGGGCTGGGCCATGAAGCTGGTGCTCCTTTGGTATCTCATCCCCATGTTGATAAGGTTCGGTTTTTTTCTTGCTAATCTGTGGTTGGAAATTCTATGAAGTCATCTTGTTATAATCCTGCAAATTTGTTAGTTGTGACATCTTGGGTTGTTTTAGCTGTGGGGCAGTAATAGtaataaacttatattcaacaGATTGCATTTACCGGAAGTACTATGACCGGGAGCAAGATTATGACAGCTGCAGCCCAATTGGTGAAGGTATATTCAAGTCTTTGTAATCTGATGATTGGTCATTTATATTTTTGACATTCGTTCTCTTCATTTGAACTTCATATACCATCTCCAATGTGGTTTGGCAGCCTGTTTCACTGGAGCTTGGTGGGAAAAGCCCAATTGTTGTTTTTGATGACGTTGATATCGACAAAGGTTAGTTCCTCATGAAGGGTACTTTTTAGACTTACATGTTTTTTGGATAACAAATTACTTCCATCAGAATCCAGTTGTGGAGGAAGAAAATCTATGAATCTAAAATGAATGAGATAAACATACTATTCCTGGTAATGTAATGGTAATTGTTTACTCTGTGACTCAAACAGCTGCTGAATGGACTGCCTTTGGTTGCTTTTGGACAAATGGACAGATTTGCAGTGCAACATCTCGTCTTATATTACATGTAAGTATGATAGCAAGATGATACATCACTTTTTGTCAGTTCCTTCTCTGTTGCATGGATGGCGCATCTTTTAAACTAAGTGGATATGACACGTAAATCCAAACAATTCTAGACCGGGGGGTTCGTGCATGATAATTAACTTTTGTCCTACAACATCATCAATTGTGCCACTTTCCTGCTTCTAGTTGTGTGGTTCCCCTAGAAGCTTATTCTTAGTGCCATCTTAAGCAAGCTTTATACTACAGTATTAATTTCCTTGCACCTTGTTTCAGGAAAACATTGCAACAGAGTTTTTGGATAGGCTTGTGAAATGGTGCAAAAACATCAAGATTGCAGATCCTCTTGAAGAAGGTTGCAGGCTTGGCCCTGTTGTTAGTGGAGGGCAAGTGAGTATACCGTTAACAATAGTTgctttttgtttctgtttttaattCTCTATTTCTAGAATTTGGGGATAGGGTTTTAAAGAAACAGGTCCACTGACACATATTAGACAATTGAGAAGCACTAAAGTTCTAACTGGTTATCTTTTTCTCATTTTAAGTATGTAAATATAAGATTTGGACTTATGATACTTGAGTTGTCACTCTTGTAAAACATGTAAACAAGGGTTGTCTAAATTAGTGAGTGTTCCTTCCAATATTTTGAACATATGCAGGTAGTTTTTTGGACATCAATAAATATGTTATATTCAGGCTTGTCTTGTGCGTGGGCCTGGGTTCATTATAAATTTCAAATCTTACCCGTCAATGACTGATCCATTTATATAGTATCTGGAAAGTGTTTTCTTATTTAAAATTGCCGTGTTTATGCTAAACAACTCCCCAGCCATTTATGTTGCAGCCTTGCTGGACATTCTGTTGAAAAGTTTCTTCTTTGGATGAATTTAGGCTGATGTGTTGTGTTTTATGTTTGTTATAAAAATAGAGTTCCTACGGTTTGACATGCATCAGGGCATATATAGTCACTTTTTGCGGGTGATAATTATAATGCATGTGTGTTTCTCTCAGAGACAAAAATCTGCAAAAGTTAAAACATTTAGTAACATCAAGTAGTTCAAATCTTTAAATTTCACTGTCCCGTTTATGATTGAAGTATTAGAATATTACCTGATTTTCACTGGATCTGTTTCAGTATGAGAAAATATTGAAGTCCATCGAAACAGCTAAGAGTGAAGGTGCAAGAGTTTTGAGTGGTGGGGCTCGTCCTGAGGTATAAACATATGTTTTTATCAAGCCCATTCTGCATCTTTATTTGTCACAAATTCAATATGTGAGTTATATTATTGGTGGATGGCAGCATCTAAAGAAAGGATTCTTCATTGAACCAACAATCATAACTGATGTAACAACCTCCATGCAAATCTGGAGAGAAGAAGTTTTCGGCCCTGTTCTTTGTGTCAAAACATTTAGTTCAGAAGACGAAGCTCTTGAACTAGCAAATGACACCCAGTGAGTTGACTCTTCTGTCGCTGTCCATAATGGGAGATTTGTTCGGCTGgtttttttgtacctttttgACCGATGAAGTTTATTGAACTTTGACAGTTACGGCTTAGGTGCTGCAGTCATATCAAAAGATTTAGAAAGGTGTGACCGTTTCTCTAAGGTGAGACTTCTTTGTACTTCTTTTGTGAATGGATCCCCTGCCCCAACATTCGTAAAAACAGCATCTGATTATGAGTTGTGTTTCTTGTTCTTCTGCAGGGCCTTCAAGCAGGAATTGTATGGATCAACTGCTCACAACCATGCTTCTGTCAGGCTCCATGGGGAGGCAACAAACGAAGTGGTTTTGGGCGTGAACTAGGGAAATGGTATGCCTTTCTCGGCATTATGTTATAACATTACATTGATATTGCATATGTTTTTGCCCTAATATAATCACACTACATATCCACATTAAGCATAAGAGAACGACAAAACATTACAAGACAGTTACTTCTGCAAGTTACGATTGATGAACTGCCGATGGTAAATAATAGTTTCTTCTCTTTTGAACAGGGGACTTGATAATTACTTGACCGTGAAGCAAGTTACGGAATATGTATCTGATGATCCATGGGGTTGGTACACGTCGCCTTCAAAGCTGTGAAAGTTGACCCGCGAAATAGCATGGTGAAAACTGCTGATGTACTATTTACAGGAATAAAGAGGGTGAAGATATGTACTGAACTAGAAAACTGGATGTCAATTTTAAACATTAGGCTAGGGCATAATATACGTTTAACCATCAAGCTTTAGCTTTCTTTTACTGCAGACTCACATGTCTTGAATTCAGAGATTACTTTGTTGAGGAGAAGGTAGTCACTCATGGTCAAAATCTTGGATGCAACCAGTTTTATATCCTCTTGTGTGCACGTGACAAGTTAGGCACAAGAGGATATACACTCGGTTGCACTTAGTTTTTCTGGTAGTCGTGGCATATTACGGTCGCGCACATAGTCATGATTATCCTTAGGCATTTCTCATTAGTCATATCCATCTCATAAAAGAGATGATAATGGCTACCCATGATGGAGTGTGTACTAATGGCAAGGGGTCCAATTATTTTATCAGTAGGGGGACCATAAATtccttttgaaaatttttaCAATCTGCAACGGAAAAtttaaactactctaatttatGAAAAGGGGGAACGAACTCGAACACAAGGAGTCAGTCATGCAGTCCTAATCGACTGGTcggatatttttattttccttttaaaacAGTCAATGTAGCTTGGGGCCGTGGCTGTTAACCCAAAGTCTGGATCCTcgtcggatcctctttgtgaggatctttgGAATCCGTGAattgtgtccgttcatcgtacatcgtgcggtcaaaaattattttaaatgtttttatttaaaaataaacataaacagtatttaacaaaaattgacCGTATGCTGTACGATGAATGAACATGATTCACATATTTTCAAGATCCTCGCCAAAAAAATCTGGAGAGGATCCCATTGGGTTAACCCAAACACCAGTCATCATAGTGTTGATGTATAAATTGTGATGGCTTTTTCGATGGTGGCTTGTTCCACAAGAGATTGACCACTAAGTTTGGGAGTTAATGTCACATGGTTGGAGGGCAAACCTTCAATCTTTCTCAAAGTTTGAACATGTAGGTGAAGTATCGCCTTTTCCCCTTCTTAGTCTTGAAGCCAACTTCTTCCAAATTAAATGGTGACCTCTACTTTCTTGGTGGCAAATCTCAATAAAATCAAAGGGCCAATTCACTGAATTCAGTgcattaaagaaaaataaaggctGACGTAATGGCCAAGGGCAATTCGTCAACCAATTTTTATATACACCTTTAACACAATGAGTTTGTCATTATGATCTGATATTGTCAAATTGAGAGAAATACTATTAGATTGTAGAGCTTGTTTAAGAATTACTTTTAAATCATTGAAAGagttttttgagaaaatatttttgggttctaaaagcacttgaaaTGCTTCCTGCAAGAAGTACCAGTTATGCGcttcaagtgctttttcagAATTAACTTACATTttattaagaatttgattaaaaatattttctttaaaaacactttcagtcatttaaaaatattttccaaaCAAACCAGTGTTGCTCATATTACAAAGTTGTAGCAAATAATATTGTCATACAATATCCCACTATAATGATAGCGAGATAGTCTTGATATATCATCGATAAAGTATCAATACATTGTCAATAGAGTCGATATCGTGCATTTTTGCTATTACAATGAAAACCCAAAGAGTGTATTGTTGGGCCCCAAAACGGAATAGAGAGATAATACATTTAGGAAAGAGTTTCTCTCTAGATTTCTTCAATGTCACCAGATTAAGTGATCAGAATCGTTCAAATTTCAttcaatgataaaaaattattacagtttttaaaaaataaaaacatgtggaccgtttgatgaaatttaaaagacccggatcacttgatccgatAACATTATTGGAAGAGATCCGGAGGGGATCTCTTTCCATCCATTGTCAACTAGGCTGAGAGCCTCTCACCCTCGAGAGAGctcaagagatttttcagtgtaaccGGTACAtgggatggtacaccacgtgtcactatacaaatggtgggttagatgtgctaaaaagttaataacttaaaaaataaaatttctcatcactttTATTAAAATACGTGATGTAACGTTTATGTTTcagtcacaatgaaaaatttctcctcacCCTCACCGGCTCCGGTCCCA of Malus sylvestris chromosome 6, drMalSylv7.2, whole genome shotgun sequence contains these proteins:
- the LOC126626258 gene encoding aminoaldehyde dehydrogenase 1, peroxisomal — translated: MAIQIPSRLLFIDGEWREPVLKKRIPIINPATEEIIGHIPAATAEDVELAVEAARRALSRNKGRDWASAPGAVRAKYLRAIAAKIGERKPEIAKLEAIDCGKPLDEAAWDIDDVSGCFEYYAELAEGLDAQQKAPISLPMEQFKSHVLKEPIGVVGLITPWNYPLLMATWKVAPALAAGCAAILKPSELASVTCLELADVCREVGLPPGVLNILTGLGHEAGAPLVSHPHVDKIAFTGSTMTGSKIMTAAAQLVKPVSLELGGKSPIVVFDDVDIDKAAEWTAFGCFWTNGQICSATSRLILHENIATEFLDRLVKWCKNIKIADPLEEGCRLGPVVSGGQYEKILKSIETAKSEGARVLSGGARPEHLKKGFFIEPTIITDVTTSMQIWREEVFGPVLCVKTFSSEDEALELANDTHYGLGAAVISKDLERCDRFSKGLQAGIVWINCSQPCFCQAPWGGNKRSGFGRELGKWGLDNYLTVKQVTEYVSDDPWGWYTSPSKL